The following is a genomic window from Chloracidobacterium sp..
ACGGCTCGATGATCTCTTCGATCGAATCCTTTTCCTCGTGCAGCGCCGCCGACAGCGTGCCGAGGCCGACGGGGCCGCCGTCGAATTTCTCGATTATCATTCGAAGGAACTTTGCGTCGCGTTCGTCCAGCCCGTATGAGTCAACTTCCATTCGGTCGAGCGATCGTCCGGCAACTTCACCGCTGATATGGCCTTCGTGATCGACCTCTGCAAAGTCGCGCACACGGCGGAGCAAGCGGTTGACGATACGCGGCGTGCCGCGGCCGCGTCGTGCGATCTCGTGAGAACCTTCGCGATCAACGCTTACATTCAGTATTGCCGCCGAACGCTCACAGATCGTTTGAAGTTCGGCGACCTCGTAGAAATCGAGGTGGAAAACAATGCCGAAACGCCCGCGAAGCGGTGCGGTGATCATTCCCGGCCGCGTCGTTGCCCCGATAAGCGTGAACTTTGGCAGCTCAAGCTTTACGGAGCGTGCAGACGGTCCTTGGCCGATCAAGATGTCGAGGCTGTAATCCTCCATTGCCGGATAGAGGATCTCTTCGATCGCAGGATTCAAGCGATGTATCTCGTCGATGAACAGGACATCGCCTTCCTCGAGGTTCGTCAGTATCGCGGCAAGGTCGCCGGCCTTTTCTATGACAGGCCCCGATGTTGATTTGAGCGATGCACCCATTTCGTTCGCGACGATATTCGAAAGTGTTGTTTTGCCTACTCCCGGAGGCCCTGTTAGCAGAATATGATCGAGAGCCTCGCGCCGCTTCAATGCAGCCTTCATAAAGACGCGAAGATTCTCTTTGATCTTCGGCTGGCCGATGTATTCGGTCAATTTTGCCGGCCGCAGGCTCGCCTCAAAGCGGCACTCTTCTGCCGACAGCTCGTCGGTCCTTATGTCGATGGCGGCAATGTTGTTCATCGATATTCCTTAAAATAATAGCCCTTTGTTGTACAGAGCCAAAATATCCATTGAAAAGGCTACGGTGCAATGCAGCACGAGGCCGAGCCATATTGTGCCGTTCCTGTACGATATCCAGCCGAGGAACAGGCCGGCAAAGACCGCCGCG
Proteins encoded in this region:
- the ruvB gene encoding Holliday junction branch migration DNA helicase RuvB — encoded protein: MNNIAAIDIRTDELSAEECRFEASLRPAKLTEYIGQPKIKENLRVFMKAALKRREALDHILLTGPPGVGKTTLSNIVANEMGASLKSTSGPVIEKAGDLAAILTNLEEGDVLFIDEIHRLNPAIEEILYPAMEDYSLDILIGQGPSARSVKLELPKFTLIGATTRPGMITAPLRGRFGIVFHLDFYEVAELQTICERSAAILNVSVDREGSHEIARRGRGTPRIVNRLLRRVRDFAEVDHEGHISGEVAGRSLDRMEVDSYGLDERDAKFLRMIIEKFDGGPVGLGTLSAALHEEKDSIEEIIEPYLLQIGFIDRTPRGRIATRLACEHFDIVLPEKAPSLFN